GCTATAAATGGCGCTATAAGGCATATTTTGAGCGTTAAATTTATGCTCATTTGCAAACACAGCCCCACTTTTTGGCTCAAAAAGATATTCCATATCGTGCTTATCATCATAGCAAATCCGGCGCGTCTCATCTGAATAGCTTGTATCAAGCCTATAAAAGCCCATAAACAAGCTTTTGCCGTCTGTGTAATATCCGCTAGGAGCGCCATTTTCTGCCGTGATGTATCTTAGCTCGTTAGGATCTGCGTCAAGCTTTTCGCCCTTATAGTAAAGCATGCCGCCGTCTCTTGCAAAGCCAGCGTCAAATATAGGCTCTAAATTTGTGCTTTCAACCCTTTTTGTCCTGTAAAAATAAGGGCTATCATTGTAGCTTTTTATAAAAACGTGAACAAGGTTTTTCATAATGGCGATAAATTCGTTAAATCCGGGCTCTTTCTCGCTTCTAGTACTGCAATAATAGCTTATCTTGCCATCACCTAGATAGCCATTGCCAAGCACCTTAGCACTTTTTGGATCAAGACCAGGCAAAATTTCTCTAGCGCAATAGACATGATTTTTATCAGCCGCTACGTTTGAGTAGTCGTATGCGTGTTTTAGCTTTAAGACCCTAAAACTAGCCTCATCGACGCCTTTTAGCTCATACTTGCCGCTGCCTGAAATTTGAACGTAAATTTTACCATCAGGCGAGCGGTAAAACTCGCTACTATCAATGTTTGCAAAGCCTCTTTGATACTCGCCCTCATGCCAGAGATAAAGCATCGCCAAAACAAAAAATAGCGTCAAGATAACTAAAAAATAAATAAACCTAATAGTAATTTTTCTCATTATCTATAGTCATCCACCCTTTTTTTAAGCTCGCTTTTTTGCTTTTTATTTTTAAAAATAGCGCCAACTACCGAGGCCACAAATGCAATGGCAAGAAATATCCAGTAGGCATATTTTTGCGAGTAATCATCAAAGTCGCTTATCGCATCTATCACCACCTCGCCCTCAGCTGGCGTCATAGCGCCTTTATCTACCATTTTTACTATCTCATCAAGTTTTAAATTCTTAACATTTGGACCATAAGGACGAGTGAGAATTTCAACCACGCCAAGGTCGTTTATATCATAAACACTGCTGTTAAAACGCCAGCCATAGCCGACGTTATCAAAATAATATGTCTTATCGCCGTTTGCATATACTGCTCCGTAGCCATCGTTTCTTACAAGCCCTATCTTTCGCCACTGCTCTTTAGTATCAAGCCTAACGATACACGTGTGGCGTGAGCTTAGGCTGTGATCATTTTTCGTGTTGTGCCAAATTTCATAGGTTTTTAGAAAATATGTCTTGCCATCACTTATCACCACGTCGCCATATAGCGGCGTTATCTCGCCTTTAAACGGATCGTCTCCATCCCTTACAAACTCGCCCTCATCTATGCTGTTATACCACTGCCACTTTCGCTCCCAGTGATAGATACCGCCTTTGCCACGAAAGAGCGCATGATAGGAGTGCTCATCTTTTAGGTTAAAAAGTGGCTCGTATGGGGCAAATTTTGGGTCAAATTCATGATCGTTTGCATAGACCATGCCAGAATTTGGCTCATACAGATAGTGAATGCGCCATATCTCGCCGATATCACGCATTTGCGGGCTAAATTTGATCCCTAGTTTTGTGCTGTCATAATAGACATTTTCCCTATCAGTCGTAAAATGCACGCTCTTTCTGCCAGATACCTGCTCGATATAACGCATCTTGCTGGCATTTGCGCCCTCTAGCTCTTTGCCATCATGATAGACCTTCGCGCCGTCGCTTGCATAGCCAAAGCCCAAGATCGCAGCTAAATTAGCGTTATCAACCTGTCTAAATTTATAGATATGAGTTTGCGCTTTTGGGGTGTTAAACATTTTATGTGAGAAGATGTCCCAAAACTCTTTAAGTGCGGATATTTCGAGGTTCGTCTCGCTTACGCTATCGCAAAAATATGTTATCTTGCCATCGCCAAAATAGCCATTGCCAAGCGCTCTAACGCCATTTGGATCAAGCCCACTCATCACGAGATTACCGCAATATACCGCCTTATCGCTAGCGCCAACGTTTCTGTTGTCGTATTTGCCAGTGTCAATGTATCTAAATTTACTGGCCCTCACGCCTATTAGCTCAAATTTACCGCCGCTTGGTACCATGGCATAGACCTTGTCATCTTCGGTGGTATAAAACGCACTGCCTCTTATATCTTTAAATTTTTCTCTATCTTCATCTATATAGCCAGCGGAAATAAACATAAATATATAAATACCAAGCAAGATAAAAGCAAAAAGTAGCACTATGACAATTATTGGATATTTTTTTATCATTTTAATCCTGCAAATGACTCCATCTTGCGATACTTTATCTTCCCTACTCCAGCCCCTCGGCGATCTCAAGTACTTCAAAGTAGTCATTTTCAAGCTCTTCTAGCTCGGCTTTTGCCGCTTCTAGCTCATTATAAAGCGTGGTAAGACCTAGTTCTTGATAAATTTTTGGATCACTTAAACCCTCATTTAGCTCAGAAATTTTTGCTTCAAGGGCTGAAATTTTATCTGGATATGTGTTTAAAATTTGCGTTTGTTTGTAGCTTAGTTTTACGCCGGTTTTGCTCTTTTGTTTAGCTTCATTTTGGTTATTTGAGAGCTCTTTTTCAAATTTATCAAGCTCTTTTAGCTCATCTTCAAGTTCCAAATAAACGCTATACTCTTCATGTAAGACATTTATCTTTGTGCCCTCAAACGCCCAAAGCTTATTTGCCATCTTATCAACAAAATATCTATCGTGGCTAACTAGTAAGATCGCTCCCTCAAAGCTTTGCAAGTAGTCTTCTAAGATATTGATAGTTGCGATATCAAGGTCGTTTGTCGGCTCGTCAAGCACCAGCACGTCGTAGGTTTTTGTAAAAAGAAGTGCAAGTGCCACGCGGTTTTTCTCGCCGCCACTTAAAACGCCTATCTTTTTATCTAAAAATTCCTTTGGAAAGAGGAAATTTTTAAGATAGCCATAAACATGCATATTTCGCCCACGAACCAGCACATGATCGCCGCCATTTGGACAAAATGTCTCGATAAGGCTTTTATCATCATCAAGGACATTTCTAGCTTGGTCAAAGTAGCCAATACTCACCTCACCTCTTTTTATCTCGCCGCTACTTTGCTGCTCAAGTCCTAGCAAAATTTTAAGTAGCGTGCTCTTTCCACTGCCATTTCGTCCAACTATAGCTATCCTCTCGCCCTGTAAGACCCTTGCGTCAAATTTTTCAAAAAGCACCTTACCGTCTATGCTTTTACCTAAATTTTTAAACTCAAAGAGCATTTTTTTGCGGTTTTGGCTCTGCGTTTGGTTGAAATTTTTGCTCGCACGCTCCAGCTCAAGCCTCACGCGCCTTATCACACCTGGATTTTTCTTAGCCTCCTCGCGCATGGCGAGCACTCGCTCTTTTCTACCTTCATTTCGTTTTAGTCTAGCTTTTACGCCGCGCCTTAGCCACTCCTCTTCAGCTTTTAGCTGTTTTAGTAGCGTTTCATGCGACTTTGCAAGGCTTGCTAAAATTTCCTCTTTTTTGGTTAGATAGTTTGCATATCCACCATCAAAGCTTCTAAGCCCAGCCTCCTCGACCTCAACGCACCTAGTTGCCAGCGCATCGATAAAATACCTATCGTGGCTTATAAAAACTATGCTTTGATTTGAACCCTTTAGCATATCTTCAAGAAATTTGACCATGTAAACATCAAGGTGGTTTGTTGGTTCATCAAGTAGCAGCACATTTGGCTTTTTAAGGATGAGCGCACCCAGTGCCACGCGTCTGATCTCGCCGCCACTTAGCGAGCAAATGGGTCTATTTTCATACTCTTTTAGTTTAAATTCTTGCAAAATTCGCTCGATCTTATGCTCGATATTCCAGCCGTCTTTTGCCTCTATAAACTTTAAAAGTCTCTCTTGCTCTTTTAAAATTTCTTTGTTTTCAGGATCATTTGCTAGCAAGACGCCACTTTTTTCATACTCACTTATCGCGTCAAATATCTCTTTTAGCTCGTTATTTAACGCCTGCCTTACGGTAAAAGTTGCGTTAAAATTTGGAGTTTGAGCTAGCATCTCGACGCTTATTAAACTCTGCACTATGCGTCTGCCACTATCTACTGCCACCTCGCCAGAGATGATCTTCATAAGTGTACTTTTACCGCTGCCATTTTTACCGATGATCGCTATTTTCTCATTTTCATTTACACTAAAATTTACAGTGTTTAAAATCTCATTTGCGCTAAATTTTTTACTTACGTCTATCAGGTCGATTAATGCCATTTTTCTCTCATTTTTTAAATTTCTAGCGATTATATCAAAAAGGGAGCTAAAACCTAATTTTGGCTATAATCGCCAAAATTTTAAAATAATTAAGGAAAATTTAATGAACTTATCTATGAGAAAACTCGTAGTTCCAATATTTTTAGATATGTTTTTACACTTCATTACGCTCATCATCAACACCTACATGGTGACAAAGGTGAGCGTGCATCTAGTTGGTGCCATGGGTGCTGGCAATCAAGTGATGGATCTTTTTATGACCATTTTTAACTTCCTAAGTATTGGCTGTTCGGTCGTAGTAGCTCAAGCGCTGGGAGCTAAAAAGAACGATCTTGCTTCAAACGTCATACACGCAAGCATCACGTCAAATACACTCTTTGGTATCTTCTCGGCTATCATCATCTACGTCTTTGGCTATAACATCTTAAATTTACTAAACGTGCCAAAAGAGCTTATAAATGATAGCTTCTCATATCTTCACATCCTTGGCTTTGCCCTACTTTTTGATGGTATCGGTATGGTGCTAGCTGCAGTGCTTCGTGTTTATAACCTAGCAACTGCTGTTATGCTAACTTCAGTTTTAATGAACGTAATTACGATTTTAGGCAATGCTATCTCCCTTTTTGGCTGGTTTGATCTGCCAAATTTAGGTCTGCAAGGTGTAGCTATCTCGACACTTGTTGGCAGATTAGTAGGCATTTTTGTGCTAGCTTATATGCTGAGTAAAAAGGCAAAAGTTAAAATTTACTTTAAAAAGCTACTTGTCGTGCCATTTGAAATTTTAAAGAAAATTCTCTCAATCGGCCTTCCAAGTGCAGGCGAAAATTTACTCTGGATGGCGCAATACATGGTCGCTTTTGGCTTTGTGGCAAGCATGGGCGAGGCTAGCCTTAGCGTGCAGACCATTTACTTTCAGATCACGCTTCTTATCTTGCTTTGCGGAGCCAGTATTAGCGTGGCAAACGAGGTCATCGTAGGGCATTTAGTAGGCGCTAGCGAGTTTAACGAGGCCTATAAAAGGACATTTAGGGCGCTAAGACTCGGCGTTTTTATAACGCTAGTAGTCGTACTTATAGCTTATGCACTAAAGCATCAAATCATGGACGCACTAAATTTAAACGAAAATTTACGTGCGATCATGTTGCCACTTTTTACACTTTCGATATTTCTTGAAGCGGGTAGAACCTTTAACATAGTCATCGTAAATGCCCTTCGTGCAAGCGGCGACGCAAAATTTCCTCTTGCAACTGGTCTTATCTTCATGTGGGGGCTTTCACTGCCACTTGGATATTTTTTAGGCATCTATCTTGGCTGGGGAATCATCGGCGTTTGGATAGGATTTTGTGCTGATGAGTGGCTAAGAGGTCTTGCAAATACGTGGCGTTGGAGAAGTAAAAAATGGCAAGAAAAACGCCTAGTTTAAAGCAAAAGAGCATAATTTCAGACTTTTATGGGCTAAGCGTTTTAATAAATTTTAAAACAAATGTAAAATCCATGCGTTTAAGAGTTGGCAAGGACGCTAAGATCACGCTATCTATGCCATTTTATAGCACACAAAAGATGGCTCTTAGTTTTCTTGAGATGCACAGAATTTGGCTTGAAAATACTTACAAAAAAGCTCTTTTGAATTTACCAAAAGATGATGAGATGAAATTTCTTGGGCAAATTTATAAGATAAAATTTGATGAAAATTTTAAAGAGCCATTTTTTGATGGCGAGTTTATCTTTACTCCAAATTTAAAAAGTCTTGAGCGTTTAAAAAAAACAAGAGCAAAAGAGCTATTTTTAGAGCTTGTGAGCCATTTTCAGCCTTTTATAAACAAACCAATCAAGCGTATCGTCATACGAAATAGCAAAAATCGCTGGGGTAGTTGCAACCACAAAAAAGGCTATATAAACTTAAGTCTAAGGCTCATCGAAAAGCCCATCTCTGCCGTGAGCTACGTAGTGCTTCATGAGCTTACCCACCTACTCTATCCGCATCATCAAAGTAGTTTTTATAAATTTATAGAAGCCATCATGCCTGATTATAAAGAGCAAGAAAGAATTTTAAGAGCGTAATTTATTTTCATCAAGTAAGTGTAAAAATTAATATGCTAAAATCGCATGTTAATTCACAAAAAGGGAATTTCAATGAAAAAAATGATTTTTATCTCAATCTTAGCCACTTGTGCTTTTGCAGGTAACTTTGAAGATGGACTAAAGGCATATGGGAGCTCAAATTTTAAAGAAGCTTTGGCTAAATTTGAAGCAGGATGTTTGGCAAATGACGTAAAATCTTGCGTAAAAGTTGGAGCGATTTACCAACTAGGAAAAACAGCTCTACCTAATCCAAGCAAGGCCTTAGAGTACTATAACAAAGCTTGCGAAGCTGGTGAGGTTGAAGGTTGCTCGGCAGCTGGTGGACTTTATCTAAATACTGAGCCACAAAAAGCAAGAGAACTTTTTAATAAAGCTTGTGAGAAGAATGATGGATATTCTTGCGAGATGGTAGGTTCTATCTTAATAGAAGCTAAGGAATTTAAAAAAGCTTATGAATTTTTAGTAAAAGGCTGCGAATTAGGCGATAAGATGTCTTGCGAATTTGCAGGTGATCTAAGACGCTCAAAACAACTATAATTTTTAGGCTTTCGAGCCTAAAAATTTCTTATTTAATTTATTACACCAATATCCTTAAACAAAAAATCCTAAAAAAACACTTATTTTAAATAGAAATTACTCAAAGTATAAAGGTAGCCCTAAAAAATTTATATTAGAAATTTAGGCAAGAGTGCTCTTGCCTAAGATTAGATTATTTTTATTTGATCAAGTGGTTTGTCTTTAATGCCCCATTGAGTCATAAAAACAAATCCATAAAGTATAGCAGCTACGATATAAGCAGTGTATTCGTTTGGTATAAGATTAAATTTCGCACATATATTTGGCACAAGAGCTAGTGGCACAACAGGGATCAAAAGAATACGCTCCCAAATTCTAAGTTTTGTGACATAGTAGCCTTGAAGTAAGCTTGAAAAAGCAAACATTCCCACGATTGCCATACCAAAGACAAGTAAAATTTCAAGTGGATTGCTCATCCAGACTATTCCTTTTGAATCAAGCGGGTCGCCCTCATTTACGCTTTCTATTAGCATAAGTTTGTTGTTAAAGAAAAAGGCAAATGGTAAGATCGCTGTTCTTAGATCATAAAAGAATCCTTGAACGCCAACGGTTATAGGATTTGCTTTGGCGATACCCGCTGCTGCGTATGCTGCGATACCAACTGGTGGTGTGTCATCAGCTAAAATTCCAAAGTAAAAAACAAAAAGATGCACAGCTATGGCTGGGATTAGAAAGCCATTTTTATGTGCCAAAAATAAAATAACAGGTGCCACAAGGCTTGAAACTACGATGTAGTTTGCTGTTGTTGGAAGGCCCATTCCTAGTATAAGTGACATCATCGCAGTAAGAAGCAATATCATAACTATATTATCACCAGCAAGTAACTCAACTAAATCTGAAAGTACTTGGCCAAGGCCAGTTAAAGAGATAGAGCCCACGATAATACCTGCAAGTGCGGTTGCTATAGCGATCGTTGTCATACTTTTTGCGGCTGCAACCATCGCCCAAAATATATCTTCAAAGCCTATTAACACATCATTTATTCCAACTTTTTCGCCACTTGCTAGTTTTTTAACTGGCTCTTGAAAGATCATTATTAAAAATAAAAATCCAATCGCATTAAATGCTGCAGCGATGGCTGACTCTTTTGCGATTAATAGCGTATAAAGCAAAATCAAAATCGGAGTTATATAGTGAAGTCCGCTTACAAAAATTTTAAATCTTGAGTGAAACTCGCTTTGATTTATACCTTTTAAGCCAAGCTTGACGCTCTCCAAATGAACAATAAAAAATAGTGACAAATAGCAAGCAAAAGCTGGAATTACCGCTGCCATCATAACATTTGTATATGTCATGCCCAAAAACTCAGCGATGATAAAGGCAGCTGCGCCCATGATCGGAGGCATAAGCTGTCCATTTACGCCAGCAGCAACCTCGATGGCTCCAGCTTTTGTGCGTGAAAGACCAGCTTTTTTCATAAGTGGTATGGTAAATGTACCAACTGTTACAACATTTGCAGTGGAGCTTCCTGAAACCATACCTGTTAGTCCACTTGCGATGACCGAGGCTTTAGCTGGACCGCCTCTATATTTTCCAAGAAGAGAGAAAGCTAAATTTATGAAATATTGCCCAGCACCTGCCCTCTCAAGCAATGAGCCAAAAAGTACAAAAAGGTAGATAAAACTAACGCTAACTCCGATAGGCACACCAAAGATGCCCTCAGTCGTTAAAAACATATGACCTGCTATCTTTTCAAAGCTGGCACCTTGATGAGCGATGATGTCTGGCATATAAGGACCAAAGTGATCATATATCAAAAATAATATACAAATAATTGGAAGTGCTGGCCCCATGACACGCCTGCCAGCCTCAAGCAAGACAATGATCGCTAAAAACGATATGACGATATCTTGTGTGATATAATCCCCAGTCCTATCAGCTAGTTCATAAAAATAAACCGCTGGATAAAGCACAGCAACAACGCCTACCACACAAAAGACTAGATCGTAAAATGGCAAACTAGAATGTGCCTTTTTATGAAAAGTGACTGGATAAAGCAAAAATACAAGACCAACCGCAAAGGCTAAGTGTATTGAGCGCGAAATGTTAGTATTTAGCGGAAAATAAGCTATATAAAGCTGAAAAACTGACCAAGAAAAGCATACGATCGCAATGAAATAGTTGTAAAAATTGCTATTTATCTCCCTTGTTTTTACTTCGACAAATTGTTCTTCGTTGTCTTTGACTTCGTTCATCTCTCTCCTTTAAAATTTAAATATAAAAATTAAAAAATTTGCATATTTAAATTTTATCCAGAGGCAAAGCCCCTGGAAATGGATTATTTTAAGATGCCAGCCTCTTTAAATGCAGCCTCTGCAGCTGGGTGAAGCGGAGCTGAAAGACCTTGAACAAGATCTTCTTTGTTTACTGATTTTAGCGCTGGGTGAAGAGTTTTGTACTCATCAAAATTATCTAAAATAGCTTTTATCACAGCTTTTACAGCCTCATCTTTTGTGTCTTTATTGGTTACCAAAACAGCCTTTACACCGATAGTATTTACATCGTGATCAACGCCGTCATATGAACCTTTTGGTATCACACCTTTTGCGAAGTATGGCTTCTCTTTAAGAAGATTATCGATCTCGCTGCCTTCGATATTTAGGATATCAATCGGTAAAGATGTCGCAGCATCAGTGATGTTTGCAGTTGGGTGTCCGACAACAAAGCTATATCCGTCTATCTTTTTATCTTTTAGTGCGTGTGGGCATTCACCAACTGTTAAAACGCCGCGGTAGCCTAGTTTTGAAACATCAAAGCCTTTTGCTTTAAAGACTTCAAGTGTACTCACTTCGTTGCCACTGCCTGGGTTTCCGACGTTATATTTTTTACCTGCAAATGAAGCAAGATCACTTGTAAGACCGCTATCTTTTGCCACAACAAATGCAAGAAGTTCTGGATAGATAGCAACTACTGAGCGTAAATTTTCATCTTTTGCTCCGTCAAATTTGCCAGTGCCGTTAAATTTATCATAGACAACGTCACTTTGAACAAAGCCAAATGTAAGCTCTTTTTTCAAAACGTTATTTACGTTGTAAACCGAGCCGCCAGTTGATTGGACTGAGCATTTTACATTAGTATTTTTGTTTGCTAAACGGCAAATCGCTCCACCTATCGGATAATAAGTGCCTGTCATGCCGCCAGTACCGATACTAATAAATTCTTTTGCTGAAAGAGTTGTTGCTAAAAGCAAGCCAGCAAGTGCCAAAGAAGTAGTTTTCATCTAAGATCCTTTCAAGAAATTTAAGGCTATTTTATTCTATAAATTTAGCTTTTTACCTTATTTGATATGATATTTTCATGCCGTTTTAGTAAAGTTGCAACCATTCTACACAATCAAGACTTAAAAAAATATTTTCTTAAGACTAAATTTATATTTATTTGTTAGTCAAAATAAATTTGATAAACCGGCTATTTAAATATCATTTTTTATTGTATAATCCACCGCAGTTCTAAGTTTTAGAAAAACTGTTGCAAATTTACAACTAACCAATAGCTTTTTACAAATGTTAATAACAATCAAATTTTGGAGGTTTTTATGAAAAAATCACTTATGTTGGCCGCTTCAATGCTGCTTTTATCTTTAAATTATGCTTCTGGTGCAGACGAAAAAACGCAAGTTAGCTTTAGTGGCTCATCTACTCTGGCTCCAGTCATTGCTAAAATTTCAACCGACTTTATTGAAAAGTACGAGACTTGGGATAAAGTAGATAGCTCTTTACCAAACAAAAATATCACCATTTTTGTCTCAGCTGGTGGCTCAGGTGCTGGCGTGAAAGCCGTGCTTGATCATGTCGCTGACTTTGGCATGTTAGCTCGCGATATAAAAGATAGCGAAAAGGCAAAGATCAAGGATATGAAAGCCTATACGCTTGGCATAGACGCACTTTGTGTGGCTGTAAACCCAGAAAATGAGGTGATAAAGCTAAAGGGCGGAAATTTAAGCAAAGATGAGATCGTCAAAATTTTCTCAGGCGAGTATAAAAAGTGGAGCGACCTTGACAAATCCCTACCAAATGACGAAATAGTCGTAGTTACAAGAGATCTTGGTGGCGGTGCTCACGAGGTATTTCAAAAAAAGATCATGAAAGATGTCAAAGTTAGCAAAAACGTCATCCAATCACCTTCCATGGGTGCTCTTGTCTCAAAAATCATCGAAAATAAAAACGCTATTGGCTACGCTTCTTTTGGTATCACAAACCAAAACAAAGGCAAGCTAATACCGCTAAATATTGACGGCGTCGAGCCAACTGTGAAAAATATAGTTGATGGCAAATACTACATCTCTCGTCCGCTCATCATCGTAAAAAGTGGCAAGTTAAGCAAAACTGAGCAAATTTTTGTTGATGTGCTAAATTCAGCCGAAGGTCAAAAGACTATCGAAAAAATGGGATTTATACCAGTAAAATAGCCAATGACAGGGCAAATTTTTAAAGGCACGATATATCTTTTTACACTTTTATCCGCCATGCTTTTGCTTTTACTCGTGGGGTTTTTACTGCTAAATTCCACGAGTTTCTTTACAGAAGTAAGCCTCTTTGACTTTTTACTAAATGACGACTGGGACGTTAGTACAGAGCCTTTTAGCTTTGGACTGTTTAATATCCTAGTCGCAAATTTTGTAGTTGCGTTTTTAGCTTGCATATTTTCATTTTTTATCTCGCTTGGCGTTACTATATTTATTTGCTTTTTTGCGAGCGCCTGGCTTAGGCACGTGCTAGACTGGATGATACGGATACTAGCTGGCATACCATCTATCATATATGGATTTTTCGCGCTTTACACGGTTGTAAAAATTTTAGAGTCAGGGTTAAAAATGTCCGCTGGCGAGTCAGTCTTAGCAGCTAGCCTCATCCTTAGCGTCATGATACTGCCTTTTTTTACCTCGCATTTGCTCCAAAGTGTTGATCTGCTAAAGCAAAATTTCAAAACAAACTCGGATGCGCTTGGCGTAAGCACAGGATATTTTATAAGAAAAATAATTTTTAGAAAATCCATAAAAGCAAGCATTTCAGGCTTTATACTCGCATTTTCAAGGGCAGCTGGCGAGACGATGGCTGTGATGATGGTTATAGGCAACACCCCGCTTTTTCCGCACCTGCTCTCAAAAGCCCAGACCATACCATCTCTAATAGCCCTTGAAATGGGTATGAGCGAGGCTGGTAGCTTGCACTATCACGCCCTAATAGCAAGCGGATTTGTCCTGCTTGTTTTTATATTTTTGCTAAATATTTTTATCTTTAAATTTGAGAAAAACAATGAACGCTTTTAAAGATCATCTAGTCAAATTTTACGCTTATCTTTGCGTATTTATAGTGGTTGCGGTGATATTTTGGATATTTTATTTCATCTTTGCAAATGGCATCTCTCAGATAAATTTAGACTTTCTAACCAAAAATCCGCAAGGTTTAAATTTAGGTGAGAGTGGTGGCATAAGAGACGCTATCATAGGCTCATTTTTGCTGATGATACTATCTATGATATTTTCTGCACTTCTTGGCGTTAGCTGCGCCATTTATAGGCAAATTTACTGCACCTCTGGCACGATCAAGCTTGGTCTTAAATTTATCATCCAAACGATGGCCTCCATACCTTCTATCTTGCTTGGGATGTTTGTTTATGGGCTTTTTATCGTTAGCCTTGATATCCCTAAAAGCCTACTAACAGCTAGCATTACGCTTGCTTTGATGGTCTTTCCATTTGTTGAAGTAAGCGTTGAAAAGGTGATCTCGCAGATCGATGAAAAGATGTTAAGAGATAGCTTCGCACTTGGCGTTGATAAAAATTTCATGGCTAGAAAGCTAGTTTTGCCAACTATTAGAAAAAATATCATATCTATCTTGATACTAGCTGGCAGCTACGCCATAGGGGCTACCGCACCGCTACTTTTAACAGGGGTCGTCTTCATGGCAAAGGCCGAAGGCCTGCTCTCGCCAGTCATGGCACTGCCTTTTCACCTGCACATGCTTTTAAGCCAGTCAGTCGCAACTCAAAATGCCTACGCCACGGCGCTTGTGATCATTTTTATACTGATCATTTTGCACTTGCTTTCAGCCGTAGTTTTATTTGATATAGGAGAGAAAATTGCCAGATATTTTAAACATAAAAGATCTTAGTATCTTTTACCAAGATAATGAAATTTTAAAAGATCTAAATTTAAACATCGCCGAAAACGAGATCATCTGCCTAATGGGCAGCTCAGGATGTGGCAAATCGACATTTCTTTCAGCGCTAAATGGCTTTTTAGAGCAAAAAGGCGGCAGATATAGCGGAGAGATACTATTTAAAGGTGAAAATATCAAAAATAAGGGCGAAATTTGGCTAAGA
The DNA window shown above is from Campylobacter concisus and carries:
- a CDS encoding DKNYY domain-containing protein, with protein sequence MRKITIRFIYFLVILTLFFVLAMLYLWHEGEYQRGFANIDSSEFYRSPDGKIYVQISGSGKYELKGVDEASFRVLKLKHAYDYSNVAADKNHVYCAREILPGLDPKSAKVLGNGYLGDGKISYYCSTRSEKEPGFNEFIAIMKNLVHVFIKSYNDSPYFYRTKRVESTNLEPIFDAGFARDGGMLYYKGEKLDADPNELRYITAENGAPSGYYTDGKSLFMGFYRLDTSYSDETRRICYDDKHDMEYLFEPKSGAVFANEHKFNAQNMPYSAIYSVDNVHSFWPLFASKDGIYFWDGSKNEQAKISDYQLKGELKRLYADVFVDESSAYFLQQGEEWRRSKHGRHLEAQTVSLYKFAPSSSWREIGLVKDGEYGAVYANGDKLYFFNKIKPFYGIKHSVYEVAGPSVIEILTRASKELSAKDISEMIKRGELVEESGEEVARSRIEYDSPKIILYITFGIAFVVIVLTTLAKPKRDKSDLR
- a CDS encoding DKNYY domain-containing protein, which gives rise to MIKKYPIIVIVLLFAFILLGIYIFMFISAGYIDEDREKFKDIRGSAFYTTEDDKVYAMVPSGGKFELIGVRASKFRYIDTGKYDNRNVGASDKAVYCGNLVMSGLDPNGVRALGNGYFGDGKITYFCDSVSETNLEISALKEFWDIFSHKMFNTPKAQTHIYKFRQVDNANLAAILGFGYASDGAKVYHDGKELEGANASKMRYIEQVSGRKSVHFTTDRENVYYDSTKLGIKFSPQMRDIGEIWRIHYLYEPNSGMVYANDHEFDPKFAPYEPLFNLKDEHSYHALFRGKGGIYHWERKWQWYNSIDEGEFVRDGDDPFKGEITPLYGDVVISDGKTYFLKTYEIWHNTKNDHSLSSRHTCIVRLDTKEQWRKIGLVRNDGYGAVYANGDKTYYFDNVGYGWRFNSSVYDINDLGVVEILTRPYGPNVKNLKLDEIVKMVDKGAMTPAEGEVVIDAISDFDDYSQKYAYWIFLAIAFVASVVGAIFKNKKQKSELKKRVDDYR
- the abc-f gene encoding ribosomal protection-like ABC-F family protein; translation: MALIDLIDVSKKFSANEILNTVNFSVNENEKIAIIGKNGSGKSTLMKIISGEVAVDSGRRIVQSLISVEMLAQTPNFNATFTVRQALNNELKEIFDAISEYEKSGVLLANDPENKEILKEQERLLKFIEAKDGWNIEHKIERILQEFKLKEYENRPICSLSGGEIRRVALGALILKKPNVLLLDEPTNHLDVYMVKFLEDMLKGSNQSIVFISHDRYFIDALATRCVEVEEAGLRSFDGGYANYLTKKEEILASLAKSHETLLKQLKAEEEWLRRGVKARLKRNEGRKERVLAMREEAKKNPGVIRRVRLELERASKNFNQTQSQNRKKMLFEFKNLGKSIDGKVLFEKFDARVLQGERIAIVGRNGSGKSTLLKILLGLEQQSSGEIKRGEVSIGYFDQARNVLDDDKSLIETFCPNGGDHVLVRGRNMHVYGYLKNFLFPKEFLDKKIGVLSGGEKNRVALALLFTKTYDVLVLDEPTNDLDIATINILEDYLQSFEGAILLVSHDRYFVDKMANKLWAFEGTKINVLHEEYSVYLELEDELKELDKFEKELSNNQNEAKQKSKTGVKLSYKQTQILNTYPDKISALEAKISELNEGLSDPKIYQELGLTTLYNELEAAKAELEELENDYFEVLEIAEGLE
- a CDS encoding MATE family efflux transporter; the protein is MNLSMRKLVVPIFLDMFLHFITLIINTYMVTKVSVHLVGAMGAGNQVMDLFMTIFNFLSIGCSVVVAQALGAKKNDLASNVIHASITSNTLFGIFSAIIIYVFGYNILNLLNVPKELINDSFSYLHILGFALLFDGIGMVLAAVLRVYNLATAVMLTSVLMNVITILGNAISLFGWFDLPNLGLQGVAISTLVGRLVGIFVLAYMLSKKAKVKIYFKKLLVVPFEILKKILSIGLPSAGENLLWMAQYMVAFGFVASMGEASLSVQTIYFQITLLILLCGASISVANEVIVGHLVGASEFNEAYKRTFRALRLGVFITLVVVLIAYALKHQIMDALNLNENLRAIMLPLFTLSIFLEAGRTFNIVIVNALRASGDAKFPLATGLIFMWGLSLPLGYFLGIYLGWGIIGVWIGFCADEWLRGLANTWRWRSKKWQEKRLV
- a CDS encoding M48 family metallopeptidase, with amino-acid sequence MARKTPSLKQKSIISDFYGLSVLINFKTNVKSMRLRVGKDAKITLSMPFYSTQKMALSFLEMHRIWLENTYKKALLNLPKDDEMKFLGQIYKIKFDENFKEPFFDGEFIFTPNLKSLERLKKTRAKELFLELVSHFQPFINKPIKRIVIRNSKNRWGSCNHKKGYINLSLRLIEKPISAVSYVVLHELTHLLYPHHQSSFYKFIEAIMPDYKEQERILRA
- a CDS encoding tetratricopeptide repeat protein, whose product is MKKMIFISILATCAFAGNFEDGLKAYGSSNFKEALAKFEAGCLANDVKSCVKVGAIYQLGKTALPNPSKALEYYNKACEAGEVEGCSAAGGLYLNTEPQKARELFNKACEKNDGYSCEMVGSILIEAKEFKKAYEFLVKGCELGDKMSCEFAGDLRRSKQL